A window of Hyperolius riggenbachi isolate aHypRig1 chromosome 1, aHypRig1.pri, whole genome shotgun sequence contains these coding sequences:
- the LOC137528690 gene encoding olfactory receptor 6B1-like codes for MQRNFTKINMFIILGFPNSHPVQILFFFLFLFMYILTIVENLVIIMIIGSSSKLHKPMYFFLGNLCFLETCYVTVTVPKLLSIFLYGNNAISFTGCMSQLFFFIFLGCSECVLLAVMAFDRYVAICNPLRYVTIMNWQFCFVLAFSTWVIGLVLSLIKIYFISQLTFCHSKLINHFYCDVSPILNLACTDMSETEVVDFLLALVILLVPLFLTCLSYLCILSTILQIPSSTGRKKAFSTCASHLIVVTMLFSTTIFMYARPSKAQSVNSNKLVSVVYTVVTPFLNPIIYCLRNKDVNDAMHKFVYRN; via the coding sequence ATGCAAAGAAACTTTACAAAAATTAATATGTTCATTATTTTAGGATTCCCCAATTCTCATCCCGTTCagatccttttcttctttctttttctttttatgtatATTTTGACCATTGTAGAAAATCTTGTCATCATAATGATAATTGGGAGCAGTTCCAAATTACATAAGCCAATGTATTTCTTTTTGGGGAATCTGTGTTTCCTCGAGACATGCTATGTTACAGTCACTGTCCCCAAACTCCTGTCTATATTTCTGTATGGGAATAATGCCATTTCATTCACTGGCTGTATGTCTCagctcttcttcttcatctttttgggCTGCTCCGAGTGTGTATTATTGGCTGTTATGGCATTTGACCGATACGTGGCTATTTGCAATCCCCTACGTTACGTCACAATAATGAACTGGCAGTTTTGCTTTGTTTTAGCTTTTTCTACTTGGGTGATTGGCTTGGTTCTTTCTCTTATTAAGATTTACTTCATCTCCCAGCTAACTTTTTGTCACTCAAAACTTATCAACCATTTTTATTGTGATGTGTCGCCTATTCTTAATCTTGCATGCACAGATATGTCTGAAACCGAAGTTGTAGACTTTCTTCTTGCCCTAGTCATCCTCTTAGTACCACTTTTTCTAACTTGCCTTTCTTATTTGTGTATATTGTCCACCATCCTTCAGATTCCAAGTTCCACAGGGCGGAAGAAAGCATTTTCCACTTGCGCCTCACATCTGATTGTTGTCACCATGCTCTTTTCAACCACTATATTTATGTATGCAAGACCAAGTAAAGCTCAGTCTGTTAATTCTAACAAACTGGTGTCTGTTGTCTACACAGTGGTGACACCATTCCTCAATCCAATCATCTATTGTTTAAGGAACAAGGACGTAAATGATGCAATGCATAAATTTGTCTACAGGAACTAA